The Deltaproteobacteria bacterium genome contains the following window.
CGTGAACCGCTGTTTTCAAAGCGGGGCGGGCGGGATCGCGAGCGAGCTCTGGCCGCGGGTGCTCGACCTCGACGAGCGTGCCCTGTTCGCCGAGGCGCGACGGCGGACACGTCTCGAAGACTTCGCCGACGACGAGACCTTCCACCAGGCCCTCGGTCGTCTCATCTCCTCATACGAGACCGAGGCGCACCTGAAGCTCATCGGGCGCGTCACCGCACGACAGCGCACGATCCGGCTGCTCATGAACCGGCTGAGCCTGGTCGAGGACCGTGCGCGTCGCCCGGAGATCGCGGGCCAAGAGATACGGAGTCCTCTGTTTCTGACCGGCCTTCCGCGAAGCGGCACGACGCTTCTCCACGCACTTCTGGCGCAGGATCCCGAAAACCGGGCTCCTCTGCACTGGGAAGCGGTCCTTCCGTCGCCACCGCCCGATCGGGACTCGCATGCCGCCGATCCGCGCATCGCCGCCGTCGAGCGGCAGCTGCTCTGGCTTCGGCGGCTGCAGCCGGGGATCCGGCGCATGCATCGGCTCGGGGCGCGGCTTCCCGCGGAGTGCGCCACCATCATGAGCCACTGCTTCGCGAGCTTCGAGTTCCAGGCGATCCACGACGTTCCGACCTATGAGGCCTGGCTGGAGACCCGAGACCTCGTTTGCTCCTACGCCTGGCACCGCCGCTTCCTGCAGCACCTCCAGTCGCGATGCCCGGGCGCCCGCCGGGTGCTGAGGGCGCCCGCACACCTCTTCGGGCTGGCCGCCCTCTTCGCGACGCATCCCGACGCGAGGGTCG
Protein-coding sequences here:
- a CDS encoding sulfotransferase, producing MFSPVGIGRPVIVDPAIRRGSRNPAWHRTARRGAVRPHIGVDAVMDRPAGTGRGGTPNPMPSAGVNRCFQSGAGGIASELWPRVLDLDERALFAEARRRTRLEDFADDETFHQALGRLISSYETEAHLKLIGRVTARQRTIRLLMNRLSLVEDRARRPEIAGQEIRSPLFLTGLPRSGTTLLHALLAQDPENRAPLHWEAVLPSPPPDRDSHAADPRIAAVERQLLWLRRLQPGIRRMHRLGARLPAECATIMSHCFASFEFQAIHDVPTYEAWLETRDLVCSYAWHRRFLQHLQSRCPGARRVLRAPAHLFGLAALFATHPDARVVFTHRDPVAASESLARITVVLRSAFSDAVDPVAVGREMTGRWATAMERASRYRDTGVIPAGRFRDVRYVDLLRDPIGTVRRVYADWQVPLTDAAAQRIRRCVETTATDGQHQCGDSAAEFGLEAEWIRERYRWYRERFAV